One Prosthecobacter dejongeii DNA window includes the following coding sequences:
- a CDS encoding TIM barrel protein — MTAIPPILSLSTCWNSHRHTEGRALAAEARELGFEWIEVSHGTKISLLPGLLDAVAAKEIKVSSLHNFCPPPVEVLMDAPDAYEFTSEKVWERERAISLTKKTLAMATRFGTDRVVVHLGCARVRSITEKLEAMALQGHLYSRDYSDLKLKLVAQREQASARALDRIRAAFSELLPVCEKEGVKLGIETRSHYEQIPNQHEMQKLMAEYADCPWIGTWHDFGHVQRQANLALVDHAQYLSEIASRLLGCHVHDVRWPMKDHRAPLSTGGVDLANLLPLVPAGVPLVWEMSPGNRRHEVVEALRLWREKFPA, encoded by the coding sequence GTGACAGCCATCCCCCCCATCCTTTCACTCTCCACTTGCTGGAATAGTCACCGCCATACCGAAGGGCGGGCACTTGCGGCGGAGGCTCGTGAATTGGGATTCGAATGGATCGAGGTTAGTCACGGGACCAAGATTTCATTGCTTCCAGGTTTGCTAGACGCCGTCGCTGCGAAAGAGATCAAGGTCAGCAGCCTGCACAATTTTTGCCCACCACCTGTGGAGGTGCTGATGGATGCGCCAGACGCCTATGAGTTCACCTCTGAAAAGGTTTGGGAACGGGAACGGGCGATCTCTCTGACCAAGAAGACTTTGGCCATGGCGACTCGTTTTGGCACAGATCGCGTGGTGGTGCACTTGGGCTGTGCGCGTGTGCGCTCCATCACGGAGAAGCTGGAAGCGATGGCCCTCCAGGGACACCTCTATTCCCGTGATTACTCGGACTTGAAGTTGAAACTGGTGGCGCAGCGGGAACAGGCAAGCGCGCGTGCTCTGGATCGCATTAGGGCCGCCTTCAGTGAGTTACTACCTGTTTGTGAAAAGGAAGGAGTAAAGCTGGGTATCGAAACCCGCAGCCACTACGAGCAGATTCCCAATCAGCACGAAATGCAGAAACTGATGGCTGAATATGCCGACTGTCCCTGGATCGGGACTTGGCATGATTTTGGTCACGTGCAGCGGCAGGCCAATCTAGCCCTGGTGGATCATGCTCAATATTTGTCGGAAATCGCTTCGCGGCTTCTCGGGTGTCATGTCCATGATGTGCGATGGCCGATGAAAGACCATCGCGCACCCTTGAGCACGGGTGGCGTGGACTTGGCCAATCTGCTACCTTTGGTGCCTGCGGGCGTGCCCCTGGTTTGGGAAATGAGTCCTGGAAATCGCAGACATGAGGTGGTGGAAGCTCTGCGTTTATGGCGTGAAAAATTCCCGGCCTAA
- a CDS encoding ribonuclease HII — MPSLDHEKMLRAAGHPLIAGIDEAGRGPLAGPVSVAAVILPPDFEHAILNDSKKLTEAKREQLYEELTTDPRIRWHCEMIAVADIDRINILQATWLGMRRCALALDPRPTAVLIDGKPVRDFPLPQVALVKGDSLSYSIAAASIIAKVSRDRLMLRLAETYPGYGFEIHKGYPTPSHQAALKKLGPCPEHRRSFRPVAQLELAL, encoded by the coding sequence ATGCCCAGTCTCGATCACGAAAAAATGCTCCGCGCCGCCGGCCACCCCCTCATCGCCGGGATTGATGAGGCTGGACGCGGCCCTTTGGCAGGTCCGGTTTCAGTGGCCGCCGTCATTTTACCGCCGGACTTTGAGCATGCTATTTTGAATGATTCCAAGAAGCTGACGGAGGCTAAACGGGAGCAGCTTTATGAGGAACTGACCACGGATCCCCGCATCCGCTGGCACTGTGAAATGATTGCCGTGGCAGACATTGACCGAATCAATATTTTACAAGCCACTTGGTTAGGCATGAGGCGCTGTGCTTTAGCGTTGGATCCTCGTCCCACGGCTGTGCTGATTGATGGCAAACCTGTGCGCGATTTCCCGCTGCCTCAGGTAGCGTTGGTGAAAGGAGATAGCCTCAGCTACTCCATCGCCGCCGCCAGCATCATTGCAAAAGTCAGCCGCGACCGTCTCATGCTGCGACTGGCCGAAACCTATCCGGGATATGGATTCGAAATCCACAAAGGCTATCCCACTCCCAGCCATCAAGCCGCCCTCAAAAAGCTAGGTCCCTGCCCAGAACATCGTCGCAGTTTTCGCCCCGTTGCCCAATTGGAACTAGCGCTCTAA
- a CDS encoding DUF1501 domain-containing protein has product MRQELANKLLRSGEISRRDFAAKTASSLLGVGLLGSYMNGKSYGAFENSSKLKQVATAKNVIYLYMSGGQSHMDTWDPKEGVETAGPTKPIKTSADGVRISEYLPLSAQQMHHACVINSLTSTQGAHEQGNYMMHTSYDLRGTIRHPAMGAWLNVFQGGGNSTLPNFVFIGNDSRHPGSGFFPAQFSPLYVSNPENGLKNVKLQPGLTEERFVKRMGLADELDQDFRATFPHRNVKAYSDMYDNAMSMMKSEDLKAFDLTEEPEDLRKAYGKEAFGQGCLLARRLVERGVRFVEVSLGGWDTHAANFVRVPELCDTLDKGLATLLQDLNARGLLKDTLVVLTSEFGRTPDINQNVGRDHYPKAFSAVLAGGGIAGGATYGKTDKEGREVAENKVQISDFNATIAYALGLPLDQVIYSPSKRPFTIADKGQPITSLFA; this is encoded by the coding sequence ATGCGCCAAGAACTCGCCAACAAACTCCTCCGCTCCGGCGAAATCAGCCGCCGTGACTTCGCCGCTAAGACGGCCTCCTCCCTGCTCGGCGTGGGCCTGCTGGGCAGCTACATGAATGGCAAATCCTATGGAGCTTTTGAGAATTCCTCCAAACTCAAGCAGGTAGCCACAGCCAAGAATGTGATCTATCTCTACATGTCTGGCGGGCAAAGCCACATGGACACTTGGGATCCTAAAGAAGGCGTGGAGACTGCCGGGCCGACCAAGCCGATAAAGACCAGTGCTGATGGTGTCCGTATTTCTGAATACCTACCGCTGAGCGCCCAGCAGATGCATCATGCCTGCGTGATCAATAGTCTCACCTCCACCCAGGGGGCTCATGAGCAGGGGAACTATATGATGCACACCAGCTATGATCTGCGTGGCACCATCCGCCACCCGGCCATGGGGGCTTGGCTGAATGTTTTCCAGGGCGGCGGCAACAGCACGCTGCCCAACTTTGTCTTCATTGGCAATGACAGCCGCCATCCAGGTTCGGGCTTTTTCCCAGCTCAGTTCAGCCCTTTGTATGTGAGCAATCCTGAGAATGGCCTCAAAAACGTCAAACTCCAGCCTGGTCTCACGGAAGAACGTTTTGTGAAACGCATGGGATTGGCAGATGAGCTGGATCAAGATTTTCGCGCCACCTTTCCTCATCGGAACGTGAAGGCCTACAGTGACATGTATGACAATGCTATGTCCATGATGAAGTCTGAAGACCTCAAAGCCTTCGATCTCACGGAAGAGCCTGAGGATCTGCGCAAAGCTTATGGCAAGGAAGCTTTTGGGCAGGGCTGCCTTCTGGCCCGCCGCTTGGTGGAGCGTGGTGTGCGTTTTGTCGAGGTAAGCCTCGGCGGCTGGGATACACATGCGGCCAATTTTGTGCGTGTGCCAGAGCTGTGTGATACTTTGGACAAGGGCCTCGCGACCCTGCTTCAAGATTTAAATGCACGCGGATTGTTGAAGGACACCTTGGTGGTCCTGACCTCCGAATTCGGCCGCACGCCAGATATCAATCAGAACGTAGGTCGTGACCATTATCCAAAAGCCTTCTCAGCCGTCCTCGCCGGCGGCGGGATCGCCGGGGGGGCGACTTACGGCAAGACGGACAAAGAGGGCCGGGAGGTGGCTGAGAACAAGGTCCAGATCTCCGATTTCAATGCCACCATCGCTTATGCTTTGGGGTTGCCGCTGGATCAGGTAATCTATAGCCCAAGTAAACGCCCCTTCACGATTGCTGACAAGGGACAACCGATCACAAGCCTCTTTGCCTAA
- a CDS encoding DUF1549 domain-containing protein, whose protein sequence is MRPYALLGLFFFSAAAQAAPDALSAAREIDAVLEKDWKKHNVKGNPELDDTTFVRRIYLDVTGRIPTTREAETFMNSEAPDKRAKLIDHLLATEGYVQHSYNYWADVLRTQTNGNQAGPITGAAYSNFIKESLRQNKPYDQFVREMVAAQGESWDNGAIGYYMRDRGMPLDNMANTARVFLGTRVECAQCHNHPFDKWTQMQFFQMAAFTYPVQTNDYYGGSSEGARQMLRDREKAARDKFVMPVMNKKMTAEERAKAKRDAEQIGKQARLAGEAVRKENRYVEEALTDVRNLMRYTSVSFKDDRKLTLPHDYQYSDAKPRSRVEPATMFGHAAEVKPGETQLQAYARWMASKENDRFNKVIANRLWKRVFGLALIEPLDELMDSTVPMNAELQAHLEKLIVTLNYDMKAYLRVLYNTRAYQRQVTREEIAPGIVYHFTGPILRRMTAEQMWDSFVTLINPNPDMPNEPLREAFTNRILSAKKISDSMESLTAEEVLAGAEKSGQKYKVQAETVRDLQMKIAEARAKEDKETSNKLRDQLNKLQRETRTSVNQNLILPGMKKLAADLGVVPAVLQTDGKAGPQVVAATGGMDMMMASMADGDVKDKIFLPGYDTPRKTRDEEKAAQAAREEVWKEEAVYYGLSEKQQRDYFRVRAEQTRNWVRSAELESPAPRGHYLREFGQSDRETIENANHEASVPQALAMMNGQLMPQILSRHSQLMLTVSKAVYPDDKVEAIYKTVLSRKPTAKEKEIWMKAQDQGLTAMEDLVFSLLNTQQFIFIQ, encoded by the coding sequence ATGCGCCCTTACGCTTTGCTCGGTTTATTCTTTTTCAGTGCAGCCGCACAGGCTGCTCCAGACGCTCTTTCAGCAGCTCGCGAAATTGATGCCGTCTTGGAAAAAGATTGGAAGAAGCACAATGTCAAAGGCAACCCAGAATTGGACGATACCACTTTTGTGCGTCGTATTTATCTGGATGTGACTGGCCGCATTCCTACCACGCGGGAGGCTGAGACTTTCATGAACTCCGAGGCGCCGGACAAACGGGCTAAATTGATTGACCATTTGCTAGCGACGGAAGGCTACGTTCAGCACTCGTACAATTATTGGGCAGATGTCTTGCGCACGCAGACCAATGGGAACCAGGCCGGCCCTATCACCGGTGCAGCCTATTCCAATTTCATCAAAGAAAGCCTGCGCCAGAACAAGCCTTATGATCAGTTTGTGAGGGAGATGGTAGCTGCTCAAGGCGAGTCTTGGGACAACGGTGCCATTGGTTATTACATGCGGGATCGCGGCATGCCGCTGGATAATATGGCCAATACTGCCCGTGTTTTTCTGGGCACCCGTGTGGAATGCGCGCAGTGCCATAACCATCCGTTTGATAAATGGACGCAGATGCAGTTTTTCCAGATGGCTGCGTTTACGTATCCCGTTCAGACCAATGATTATTATGGAGGCAGCTCAGAAGGTGCACGTCAGATGTTAAGGGATCGTGAAAAGGCGGCACGTGACAAGTTCGTGATGCCCGTCATGAATAAAAAAATGACCGCCGAAGAGCGTGCCAAGGCCAAGCGTGACGCCGAACAGATCGGCAAACAGGCACGCCTGGCCGGGGAGGCCGTCCGCAAAGAAAACCGCTACGTGGAAGAGGCGCTCACCGATGTGCGCAACCTCATGCGGTACACCTCAGTGAGCTTTAAGGATGACCGTAAGTTGACTCTGCCTCATGATTATCAATACAGTGATGCCAAGCCAAGATCGCGTGTGGAACCCGCCACGATGTTTGGCCACGCTGCGGAGGTGAAGCCTGGAGAAACTCAGCTCCAAGCTTATGCCCGCTGGATGGCTTCCAAAGAAAATGATCGGTTTAACAAAGTGATCGCCAACCGTCTCTGGAAACGGGTGTTTGGTCTGGCTCTCATCGAGCCTCTAGATGAATTGATGGATAGCACCGTCCCGATGAATGCTGAACTACAAGCTCATCTAGAAAAACTGATCGTCACTCTCAACTATGACATGAAGGCCTACCTTCGAGTGCTCTACAACACCCGTGCTTATCAGCGCCAAGTCACGCGTGAAGAGATTGCGCCAGGGATTGTCTATCACTTCACCGGGCCTATCCTGCGTCGTATGACGGCAGAGCAGATGTGGGACTCTTTCGTGACTCTTATCAATCCCAACCCCGACATGCCCAATGAACCTTTGCGGGAGGCCTTCACCAATCGCATCCTTTCTGCTAAAAAGATCAGCGATTCCATGGAGTCGCTGACAGCTGAAGAGGTGCTGGCTGGTGCAGAAAAATCTGGCCAAAAGTACAAGGTGCAGGCGGAGACTGTGCGTGATTTGCAAATGAAGATCGCTGAAGCACGAGCTAAGGAAGATAAAGAGACGTCTAACAAACTGCGTGATCAACTGAATAAACTCCAGCGTGAAACACGCACTTCAGTGAATCAAAACCTGATCCTGCCGGGCATGAAAAAATTGGCAGCCGATCTCGGGGTCGTCCCCGCTGTCTTGCAGACAGATGGGAAGGCTGGGCCTCAAGTCGTGGCAGCTACCGGGGGCATGGACATGATGATGGCCTCCATGGCCGATGGCGATGTGAAGGACAAAATCTTCCTGCCGGGTTATGATACGCCAAGAAAGACTCGGGATGAAGAAAAGGCGGCCCAAGCTGCGCGGGAGGAAGTTTGGAAAGAAGAGGCGGTTTATTATGGCCTGTCTGAAAAACAGCAGCGTGACTACTTCCGGGTTCGTGCTGAGCAGACCCGCAACTGGGTGCGTTCTGCGGAATTGGAAAGCCCTGCACCTAGGGGGCATTATCTACGTGAGTTTGGCCAGAGTGATCGTGAGACCATTGAAAATGCCAATCATGAGGCCAGCGTGCCCCAGGCTTTGGCCATGATGAACGGACAGCTCATGCCGCAGATTCTCAGCCGTCACAGCCAGCTCATGCTGACGGTGAGCAAGGCTGTGTATCCGGATGATAAAGTGGAAGCCATCTATAAGACGGTGCTTTCTCGCAAGCCTACAGCCAAAGAAAAAGAGATCTGGATGAAAGCCCAGGACCAGGGACTGACCGCGATGGAAGACTTAGTCTTTTCCCTTTTGAATACCCAGCAATTCATTTTCATTCAATAA
- a CDS encoding choice-of-anchor D domain-containing protein, protein MAALSSLVFLLGICLSAAHGQEAEFIALGRTSAQETIVGPLKLARSGSEAVLAASSGAEGALKSVYWSALTGWQQLPSPASITLDISSDGQRILACSASRDAAYIYNREASTLTPLPPFQLALNETFLRWTKASFYGDGKVAGTVVLRYHISGRISQSMEVTHSFRLDLATGIFERLPRRTPSGEEIEWEGSVSSETGHWVTLTRSSLGIFPPFGEAIEHAHYYLDYHGKPSGANLSPQVQWAVTAYTENNGSVYTQACRWDFTKTPAQRARLGQPLSGRGHQAMPTAVLDNGTCFGSIQMETSPAEVSSEACIWHPNGARVRLKDELTAHYHFDLPGWQFNEIHDASPDGMTLTGSGVNSDGLRESWLLQLSEPLPSRPAKPTLSAWPSGGVSQLDGQAMTFHSTQIGYETQNLIYLGNSGDAPLEILALTLTGDQAAEFSTSFATPQTLEVAKSVPLLVKFKPLSIGRKTARLTVQTNDPQTPVFEVLLIGDGPAPVLQLSEIKNEVPSPVTTLHLASILGRQIEAQLRLENSGNHPATGLSAELLESTIPGLEILTPLPTSLGIGQTSTFAIRYAPDAAGSGTASLKVTHDHPQAVPIILPIATAALSEPWQYAVTQAGSVAIPHDTALPDYGQVTLRAELTQTVTITNADSRNLDGVFARIEGTNAGDFIASLGNWTSSSHAYPLEAGASQNLTITFNPKSDGIKNARLILDAPGRWASPHVIHLTGTGVPVGDLQFVSYPAAEINTTTLNQASFRVLGEAPVSYRLYRGDYPTSSWQTVHTQGTVYLNGDHQGYGYDYSIELKSGSTTLRGPLFHRAKVKRHVASLVIVPGTGTAIPCDVDGSLGYLEYQWLKDGVEISDGDTFSNTQGQRLGVKVKGLTEKGYYQCRVTVKSPSGTASAVTDETFLDLVKVPQVIPFSFRPSRVLERPSIALRATDQNYAATTFTITGLPPGLKQTSPGSGEITGQIYHAAASKGPREYKVTVTATNAVGTGSPFETVWRIEPFDPGVAGTYHAYIERRTAHDSGRGLGGRLTVTVTRSGTFSGSLLTAGRSRGITGQIISAPPDDLPTDFPYPLPYGMTTEATPPVGISKQFLVSPGNPTVVGFGIEGNILAGLMVQYNDGQAIITGLRQIANPTSLLEEGKKARHHFVLQGNYPGYPLDFTVPGSNGFLAMTVENSGVVKWTGRLPDSTPFTGSSGVSLIRSGEESGWATTLHTPLYNRRGSVQGLLAFPGVDFTAETLLDWNKTYLPSDPTDRLYSQIALSTLTAEGSLYPLTKTLPLLNGQFDFTTKSPNGTFALAAGGMLENEVAIPMRLEKTGRIIPTVNKSGPLPKLNLSWMPTTGLFNVSGQFSTAPSAPSSRNILRPIAGQALWIPHLNKAVGPFTLPDAPNLETDPPVTPRNAPIRTGQLIFESLPTP, encoded by the coding sequence ATGGCAGCTCTAAGCAGTCTTGTTTTTCTTCTGGGCATCTGCCTGTCTGCTGCCCACGGACAGGAGGCTGAGTTCATCGCCCTCGGGCGAACGAGCGCACAAGAAACCATCGTCGGTCCGCTCAAACTGGCACGCAGTGGCTCTGAAGCCGTCCTGGCAGCTAGCTCGGGAGCGGAAGGCGCTTTAAAATCGGTTTATTGGTCCGCTTTGACAGGCTGGCAGCAGTTGCCATCCCCGGCCTCCATCACTTTGGACATTAGCAGTGACGGCCAGCGGATCCTCGCCTGTTCTGCATCGCGGGATGCAGCCTACATTTACAACCGAGAGGCCTCCACACTGACACCGCTCCCTCCTTTCCAGCTGGCTCTCAACGAAACTTTTTTGCGTTGGACGAAGGCCAGTTTTTATGGCGATGGAAAGGTCGCTGGAACGGTGGTATTACGTTATCACATTTCAGGACGCATATCGCAGTCCATGGAGGTCACGCACTCCTTTCGGTTAGACTTGGCCACCGGAATTTTTGAGCGACTGCCGCGTCGAACTCCATCGGGTGAAGAAATCGAATGGGAAGGATCCGTCAGCTCTGAGACAGGGCATTGGGTGACATTGACACGCTCCTCCCTCGGCATCTTTCCCCCCTTCGGTGAAGCCATCGAGCACGCTCACTATTATCTCGACTATCATGGCAAACCGAGCGGGGCCAATCTCTCGCCCCAGGTTCAATGGGCAGTCACGGCCTACACTGAAAACAATGGGTCTGTTTATACACAAGCCTGTCGCTGGGACTTTACGAAGACACCCGCACAGCGCGCGAGACTGGGGCAACCTCTTTCTGGCCGTGGTCACCAAGCCATGCCCACTGCGGTCCTGGATAATGGCACTTGTTTTGGTTCCATCCAGATGGAGACCTCCCCAGCGGAGGTTTCTAGCGAAGCCTGCATTTGGCATCCCAATGGCGCAAGAGTCAGACTCAAAGACGAATTGACGGCTCATTATCACTTCGACCTACCCGGTTGGCAGTTCAATGAAATCCACGATGCTAGTCCCGATGGAATGACTTTGACAGGCAGTGGAGTGAATTCGGATGGCCTTCGTGAATCCTGGCTCCTGCAGCTTTCCGAACCTTTGCCATCACGCCCAGCCAAGCCCACTTTATCCGCGTGGCCAAGTGGCGGTGTCAGTCAGTTGGATGGGCAAGCAATGACATTCCACTCCACTCAAATTGGCTACGAAACACAAAATCTCATTTATCTGGGAAACAGTGGGGATGCCCCTTTGGAGATCTTGGCGCTCACATTGACAGGAGACCAAGCAGCGGAGTTTAGCACCAGCTTTGCGACACCTCAAACACTGGAGGTTGCAAAGAGTGTACCACTGTTGGTGAAATTTAAGCCTCTTAGCATCGGCAGAAAAACCGCACGGCTAACCGTTCAGACCAACGATCCGCAAACACCCGTTTTTGAGGTTCTCCTGATCGGCGATGGCCCAGCACCTGTGTTGCAGTTGTCTGAAATCAAGAATGAAGTGCCTTCCCCCGTAACGACCCTCCATCTAGCCTCCATTCTTGGACGCCAGATCGAAGCTCAATTGCGATTGGAAAACTCAGGCAACCACCCGGCGACGGGCCTGAGTGCCGAGCTGTTAGAATCCACCATCCCAGGACTGGAAATATTGACGCCATTGCCAACAAGCCTGGGCATCGGTCAAACCAGCACTTTCGCGATTCGTTATGCCCCGGATGCCGCAGGTTCAGGCACAGCCTCGCTGAAGGTCACCCACGATCATCCTCAGGCCGTGCCCATCATCCTTCCTATCGCCACGGCTGCCCTTAGTGAGCCATGGCAATACGCTGTAACTCAGGCAGGAAGTGTTGCCATTCCTCACGACACAGCCCTGCCTGATTACGGCCAAGTCACCCTCCGGGCAGAACTCACTCAGACCGTCACAATTACGAATGCAGATAGCCGGAATTTGGACGGTGTTTTTGCCAGGATCGAAGGAACTAACGCCGGCGACTTCATCGCGTCTTTGGGAAACTGGACTTCATCCTCACACGCTTACCCTTTGGAAGCAGGAGCTTCCCAAAACCTCACGATCACGTTTAACCCGAAGAGTGATGGAATCAAAAATGCTCGCTTAATCTTGGATGCACCGGGCCGCTGGGCTAGTCCGCATGTCATTCATCTGACTGGTACCGGAGTCCCCGTAGGAGACCTCCAATTTGTGAGTTACCCTGCTGCTGAGATCAATACGACGACGTTAAACCAAGCCTCGTTTCGGGTTTTGGGTGAGGCACCTGTCAGTTATCGTCTTTATCGGGGTGACTATCCCACCAGCAGTTGGCAGACAGTCCATACGCAGGGCACTGTGTATCTCAATGGCGACCACCAGGGCTATGGGTATGATTACTCCATCGAGCTAAAGTCTGGCAGCACGACATTGCGAGGCCCCCTATTTCATCGAGCCAAGGTCAAGCGGCATGTCGCCTCTCTCGTCATCGTTCCTGGCACTGGCACCGCCATTCCGTGTGACGTGGATGGCTCGCTCGGCTATCTGGAATATCAGTGGCTGAAGGATGGTGTTGAAATCTCGGATGGAGACACCTTTTCAAATACCCAAGGGCAAAGATTGGGTGTGAAGGTGAAAGGCCTCACCGAAAAGGGATATTATCAATGCCGCGTGACGGTGAAGTCGCCATCTGGCACCGCCAGTGCTGTGACGGATGAAACCTTTCTAGATCTGGTCAAAGTTCCTCAGGTTATTCCTTTTTCCTTTCGACCTTCGCGAGTGCTGGAACGTCCCTCTATTGCTCTTCGCGCAACAGACCAAAACTATGCTGCCACGACCTTCACCATCACTGGGCTACCTCCGGGGCTGAAACAAACCAGTCCGGGTTCTGGTGAAATCACCGGGCAAATTTATCACGCGGCCGCTAGCAAAGGCCCCCGAGAGTATAAGGTCACCGTCACAGCGACCAATGCGGTCGGCACAGGATCGCCCTTCGAGACTGTTTGGCGGATTGAACCTTTCGATCCTGGAGTGGCAGGCACCTACCATGCTTATATCGAAAGAAGAACAGCTCATGATTCCGGGCGTGGTCTAGGGGGGCGACTGACGGTGACCGTCACCCGTAGTGGCACTTTTTCTGGGTCTTTACTCACCGCAGGCCGGAGCCGAGGCATCACAGGCCAAATCATCAGCGCACCACCGGATGATCTTCCGACGGATTTCCCTTATCCCCTACCCTATGGAATGACAACGGAGGCGACACCGCCAGTTGGGATCTCTAAACAGTTTTTAGTTTCCCCAGGCAACCCGACTGTGGTCGGTTTTGGCATTGAGGGTAACATACTGGCCGGACTCATGGTCCAATACAATGATGGCCAGGCCATCATCACGGGCCTGCGCCAGATTGCTAACCCGACTAGCTTGCTCGAAGAGGGTAAAAAAGCCCGGCATCACTTTGTACTACAAGGGAACTATCCAGGCTACCCTCTTGATTTTACAGTGCCAGGAAGCAACGGCTTTTTGGCCATGACCGTCGAGAATTCAGGAGTCGTCAAGTGGACTGGAAGGTTACCAGATAGCACGCCATTCACGGGCAGCAGTGGCGTCAGTTTGATCCGTTCAGGTGAAGAGAGTGGTTGGGCCACGACACTGCATACGCCCCTCTACAATCGCCGAGGATCCGTCCAGGGCCTCTTGGCCTTTCCGGGTGTTGATTTCACCGCTGAAACCCTTTTAGACTGGAATAAAACCTACCTGCCCTCAGACCCCACAGACCGTCTGTACAGCCAGATTGCCTTATCAACACTCACCGCCGAAGGAAGTTTGTATCCCCTCACCAAAACACTTCCCCTGCTCAACGGCCAGTTTGACTTCACTACCAAGTCCCCCAATGGCACTTTCGCTCTGGCGGCGGGAGGCATGTTAGAAAATGAAGTGGCCATTCCGATGCGGTTGGAAAAAACAGGACGCATCATCCCCACCGTAAACAAGAGTGGCCCTCTCCCCAAATTGAACCTGAGCTGGATGCCGACCACCGGTTTGTTTAATGTCAGTGGTCAATTCAGCACAGCCCCGTCAGCCCCTTCATCGCGAAACATCTTACGTCCCATTGCCGGGCAGGCATTGTGGATTCCTCACCTCAATAAAGCCGTGGGCCCTTTCACCTTGCCAGATGCCCCCAATCTGGAAACGGATCCTCCGGTCACCCCACGCAATGCACCGATCAGGACTGGTCAGCTCATCTTTGAGTCACTCCCTACACCCTGA
- a CDS encoding sugar phosphate isomerase/epimerase family protein, which produces MTRRGLLTGMFAAALPLHAVLSERRLGLAIASYSHRWRGSYSSFKVPPFKHALDVMDHIRGLGFCSLQIGVEGWTLDFAKQVRQTCESYDMTLEGCVKLPAHAADVTRFERELRTAREAGVRILRSALGGRRYEVFTRRADFEGWKANALKSMALAEPIARRLQMQIGIENHKDWEVAELVAALKGMASEHMGACVDTGNSLALLEDPMAVVEALAPYAVTVHLKDLAVKPYQEGFQMSEVPLGQGSLDLAAMLDVLIAARPSLKMHLEMITRDPLDIPCLRDSYWITFPDKPGLDLVRTLAWVKANAAAKLPLTIGQSMLETLTLEEENIRRSVTHYAQMKS; this is translated from the coding sequence ATGACTAGGCGCGGTCTTCTCACGGGGATGTTCGCGGCTGCGCTGCCATTGCACGCGGTCTTGAGTGAGCGACGACTGGGCTTGGCGATTGCTTCTTATTCTCATCGGTGGCGTGGCAGTTATTCCAGCTTCAAAGTCCCGCCCTTCAAGCACGCTCTCGATGTGATGGATCACATCCGAGGGCTCGGATTCTGTTCTTTGCAAATCGGAGTCGAGGGCTGGACCTTGGATTTTGCTAAACAAGTTAGGCAGACTTGTGAGTCTTATGACATGACCCTTGAAGGCTGTGTGAAATTGCCCGCTCATGCGGCAGATGTGACCCGATTTGAACGCGAACTGCGTACAGCGCGTGAGGCTGGAGTTCGCATCTTGCGAAGCGCCCTGGGGGGACGCCGATATGAAGTCTTTACCCGCCGTGCGGACTTTGAGGGGTGGAAAGCGAATGCTCTTAAATCAATGGCGTTGGCAGAGCCGATCGCCCGGCGGTTGCAGATGCAGATTGGCATTGAAAATCACAAGGATTGGGAAGTGGCAGAACTGGTGGCTGCGCTGAAGGGGATGGCGAGTGAGCACATGGGGGCCTGTGTGGACACTGGCAATAGTTTGGCCCTTTTAGAAGATCCGATGGCGGTCGTTGAAGCGTTGGCTCCTTATGCCGTCACGGTACATCTCAAGGATCTGGCGGTGAAACCTTATCAAGAAGGATTTCAAATGAGCGAGGTGCCGCTGGGGCAGGGAAGTTTGGATTTGGCTGCGATGTTGGACGTGCTGATCGCAGCCCGGCCGAGTCTAAAGATGCACCTGGAAATGATCACGCGGGACCCTTTGGATATTCCCTGCCTGCGTGACTCTTATTGGATCACTTTTCCCGACAAGCCCGGACTGGATCTTGTGCGCACTTTGGCTTGGGTAAAAGCAAACGCAGCCGCCAAATTACCCCTCACTATTGGGCAATCAATGCTCGAGACATTGACTTTGGAGGAGGAAAATATTCGGCGCAGCGTGACGCATTACGCCCAGATGAAATCTTGA